A section of the Pseudomonas lini genome encodes:
- a CDS encoding ABC transporter substrate-binding protein: MKKIIFTAVCTLLAFSSAQARELKSVGITVGSLGNPYFVAMVDGAKAEALHINPAAKFISVSADYDLNKQFTQIDNFISSGVDLILVNAVDPVAIAPAIAKARKAGIVVVGVDVMVQGANATVQTDNVEAGRIVCQYISEKLGGKGNVIIQNGTQTSAVLDRVNGCKSVFAQAPDIKILSDNQDAKGSREGGYSVMQGDLTRFAKVDAVFAINDPQAIGADLAAKQLKRKGIIIASVDGAPDIETALKSDTQIQASASQSPWGQAQQAVTMGYDLLNGKSLESTTVLLQPSLVTRTNVMEYKGWQAAH, translated from the coding sequence ATGAAAAAAATAATATTTACCGCAGTTTGTACACTACTGGCATTCAGCAGCGCTCAAGCGCGAGAGTTGAAATCCGTCGGCATAACTGTTGGCTCGCTGGGTAATCCTTATTTTGTAGCGATGGTAGATGGCGCCAAAGCCGAGGCACTGCATATCAATCCAGCCGCAAAATTTATCTCAGTGTCGGCTGATTACGATTTGAATAAGCAGTTCACTCAAATCGATAACTTCATTTCTTCGGGCGTAGACTTGATTCTTGTCAACGCCGTCGACCCTGTAGCAATCGCGCCTGCGATTGCGAAAGCAAGGAAGGCAGGCATAGTGGTTGTGGGCGTAGATGTCATGGTGCAAGGTGCCAACGCCACGGTACAAACCGATAACGTCGAAGCCGGCAGGATTGTATGTCAGTACATCTCTGAGAAGCTCGGTGGCAAGGGTAACGTTATTATCCAGAATGGTACGCAGACTTCAGCAGTCCTGGACCGAGTCAATGGCTGTAAGAGTGTTTTCGCGCAGGCACCCGATATCAAGATACTGTCTGATAATCAGGATGCCAAAGGCTCGCGCGAAGGTGGCTACAGCGTGATGCAAGGCGACTTGACTCGCTTTGCAAAAGTCGACGCGGTGTTCGCAATCAATGATCCGCAGGCCATAGGTGCAGACCTGGCAGCAAAACAACTCAAGCGCAAAGGCATCATTATCGCATCGGTGGATGGGGCTCCCGATATAGAGACTGCGCTCAAAAGCGATACACAGATCCAGGCATCCGCCTCTCAATCCCCTTGGGGCCAGGCACAACAGGCCGTAACGATGGGTTATGACCTGTTGAATGGCAAATCTTTGGAAAGCACAACGGTACTGCTTCAACCTTCACTTGTAACCCGGACTAATGTCATGGAGTACAAAGGCTGGCAAGCTGCCCACTGA
- a CDS encoding ABC transporter permease subunit has translation MTSPLQSKVASDFTTPGVRSIAGVSTQDKMRQLMRVAGMLPVLLLLCVGFGLMSESFFSVQNFSIISQQASINVVLASGLTFVILTGGIDLSVGSILAVSAVVALLVSQVPGFAPLAIAAGLGVGLLLGLVNGVLVAFGKLPAFIVTLGGLTAMRGIARLIGEDKTVFNPDLSFAYIGNDTLFGVPWLVVIAVVVVTLSWVILRRTVLGVQIYAVGGNPEAARLSGIKVWKVLLFTYALSGLLAGVGAIMTSARLMAANGLQMGQSYELDAIAAVILGGTRFTGGVGTIIGTLIGALIIATLSNGLILLGVSDIWQYIIKGVVIIGAVALDRFRQSGART, from the coding sequence ATGACTTCCCCACTGCAAAGCAAAGTAGCAAGTGACTTCACCACGCCTGGTGTACGAAGCATCGCCGGAGTTTCCACGCAGGATAAAATGCGCCAACTGATGAGAGTGGCGGGCATGCTGCCCGTATTGTTACTCCTTTGTGTTGGCTTTGGCTTGATGAGCGAGAGCTTTTTCTCGGTTCAGAATTTCTCAATCATCAGTCAGCAAGCCTCTATCAATGTGGTATTGGCGTCAGGTCTGACTTTCGTGATTTTGACAGGTGGAATCGACCTTTCGGTTGGTTCGATTCTGGCTGTTTCTGCAGTAGTGGCGCTATTGGTATCGCAAGTTCCGGGTTTTGCTCCCCTGGCCATCGCTGCGGGGCTTGGAGTCGGACTGCTGCTAGGGCTCGTCAATGGTGTATTGGTCGCTTTTGGAAAGCTACCGGCATTTATAGTCACGCTAGGCGGTTTGACTGCGATGCGTGGAATCGCACGCCTAATCGGCGAAGACAAAACGGTTTTCAATCCCGACCTGTCCTTTGCTTACATTGGAAACGATACGTTGTTCGGGGTGCCATGGCTGGTTGTAATCGCGGTAGTCGTGGTTACTCTTTCGTGGGTTATTCTTCGACGCACGGTGTTAGGCGTACAGATTTACGCAGTGGGCGGCAATCCTGAGGCCGCACGGTTGTCGGGAATCAAAGTCTGGAAAGTCCTGTTATTCACTTATGCCCTATCCGGTTTGTTGGCGGGTGTGGGGGCTATCATGACTTCCGCTCGACTGATGGCTGCTAACGGACTGCAAATGGGACAGTCTTATGAACTCGACGCTATCGCCGCCGTTATTCTGGGAGGCACACGCTTTACAGGAGGCGTTGGCACCATCATCGGTACGCTAATTGGCGCGCTGATTATCGCTACACTTTCCAACGGCCTGATATTGCTGGGAGTTTCGGATATCTGGCAATACATTATCAAAGGTGTTGTCATTATCGGAGCGGTAGCCCTCGATCGCTTTCGGCAGTCAGGTGCACGAACCTGA
- a CDS encoding nucleoside/nucleotide kinase family protein: MFTNTNTIVSTELLNYVKALSGNRIVVALAGPPGAGKSTVSQALVEALNSVMPGSAAVVPGDGFHYDDAVLGSLNLLDRKGSPDTFDVGGFRSLLLRLRANNEPAVAVPVFDRILEISRAAGQLIPSDVKYLIVEGNYLLLDLAPWSSLKDCFDATIMLQADRKTLEARLLDRWRSLGFDESTSYEKVHRNDLPNADIVISASHIADFTIAN, encoded by the coding sequence ATGTTTACCAACACAAACACAATAGTAAGTACAGAGCTACTCAACTACGTTAAGGCTCTGTCTGGTAATCGAATTGTCGTTGCGCTAGCGGGGCCGCCTGGTGCCGGTAAGTCCACCGTCTCTCAGGCTTTGGTAGAGGCTCTTAATAGTGTTATGCCGGGGAGTGCAGCTGTCGTTCCCGGGGATGGCTTTCATTACGATGACGCGGTTCTTGGATCCTTGAACCTTTTAGATCGTAAGGGCTCACCTGATACATTCGATGTGGGTGGTTTCAGGAGTCTGCTGCTACGGCTTCGTGCGAACAACGAACCAGCGGTTGCCGTTCCGGTATTCGATCGAATCCTGGAGATATCCCGTGCGGCAGGACAATTGATTCCCTCTGACGTGAAATATCTCATCGTGGAAGGAAACTACCTTCTATTAGACCTCGCCCCATGGTCGTCCTTAAAAGACTGTTTTGACGCCACCATCATGCTGCAGGCTGACCGCAAAACCCTGGAAGCGCGCCTGCTTGATCGATGGCGATCATTGGGTTTCGATGAATCTACTTCCTATGAAAAAGTTCATCGCAACGACCTTCCGAATGCCGACATTGTGATTTCGGCCAGCCATATCGCTGACTTCACGATCGCAAACTAA